From Anopheles arabiensis isolate DONGOLA chromosome 3, AaraD3, whole genome shotgun sequence, a single genomic window includes:
- the LOC120899933 gene encoding monocarboxylate transporter 10, whose product MTENSRIVKDSVTPVIVKGVVAATNGHHAQLNGGHAALGKDGKKVIVPLLEADAHAVHEPPDGGTRAWLVMIGAFLCNGVLFGVINTYSVVYLSLQKQLQAVGDNEASSKAALVGSLTIGTTFLLSPVSGILTDKIGLRRTTFIGGLLTCSGMFLSSFFTDNVTALYFTYGIMFGLGAALAYTPSLAILGHYFKRYLGLVNGIVTAGSSVFTAIMPICLDYLVEHTGLKTSFRILAVISSFVIFCAMLYKPLQPPPPPPKVKPGRSAVNTFLRSFINFDNWKKKRYIIWAVSIPIALFGYFVPYVHMGKFVQDNFPGKGENLPVMCIGITSGLGRLLFGFIADMPRVNRVLLQQMSFVLIGTLTMCLPATGSFPLLLAIALAMGLFDGCFISLLGPIAYDICGPRGATQAIGFLLGMCSLPLTLGPPVAGMLYDQTGSYKLPFILAGIPPLFGASTMFLIRCVKDEASKQQTMTTEPKLEPLAHTAWDCENPTDGKPINGHLHHERRATLASSESLTAEKNETG is encoded by the exons ATGACCGAGAACTCGAGAATCGTCAAAGATAGTGTAACGCCCGTGATCGTGAAAGGAGTAGTAGCGGCCACGAATGGGCATCACGCGCAGCTGAACGGTGGTCACGCCGCCCTCGGGAAGGATGGCAAGAAGGTGATCGTACCGTTGCTGGAGGCCGATGCTCACGCAGTGCACGAACCGCCAGACGGTGGCACTCGGGCCTGGCTGGTGATGATCGGTGCATTCCTCTGCAACGGTGTCCTGTTCGGTGTGATCAACACGTACAGCGTAGTGTACCTGAGCCTTCAGAAGCAGCTACAGGCGGTCGGAGACAATGAAGCATCCAGCAAAGCAG CACTCGTCGGTTCGTTGACGATCGGCACGACCTTTCTGCTATCCCCCGTATCCGGTATCCTGACGGACAAGATTGGGCTGCGGCGAACAACCTTCATTGGTGGGCTGCTAACATGCAGCGGCATGTTCCTGTCGTCCTTCTTCACGGATAACGTTACCGCACTGTATTTCACGTACGGAATCATGTTTGGGTTGGGAGCGGCACTGGCTTATACTCCGTCCCTCGCTATTCTCGGTCACTATTTCAAGCGCTACCTAGGGCTGGTGAATGGCATCGTAACGGCAGGCTCGAGCGTGTTCACCGCCATCATGCCCATCTGTCTCGACTATCTGGTCGAACATACCGGGCTGAAAACGTCCTTCCGCATACTGGCCGTCATCTCGAGCTTTGTGATATTCTGTGCAATGCTGTACAAACCACTACAAcctccgccaccaccgccgaagGTAAAACCGGGCCGCTCGGCCGTCAACACGTTCCTACGTTCATTCATCAACTTTGACAACTGGAAGAAGAAGCGATACATCATCTGGGCGGTTTCGATCCCCATCGCACTGTTCGGGTACTTTGTGCCGTACGTCCATATGGGAAAGTTTGTGCAGGACAATTTCCCAGGGAAGGGCGAAAATCTGCCGGTAATGTGCATTGGCATCACGTCCGGATTAGGACGACTGCTGTTCGGATTCATTGCTGATATGCCACGCGTAAACAgagtgctgctgcagcaaatgTCGTTCGTGCTGATCGGTACGCTGACGATGTGTTTACCGGCGACCGGTTCgttcccgctgctgctggccatTGCCCTGGCGATGGGTCTGTTCGATGGGTGCTTCATCTCACTACTAGGACCGATCGCGTACGATATCTGTGGACCGCGCGGCGCAACGCAAGCGATCGGATTTCTGCTCGGGATGTGCTCACTGCCCCTGACGCTTGGACCGCCAGTTGCGGGCATGCTGTATGATCAGACCGGTTCGTACAAACTGCCCTTCATTCTGGCCGGTATTCCACCGCTGTTCGGTGCTAGCACCATGTTCCTTATACGCTGCGTCAAGGATGAGGCCTCGAAACAGCAAACGATGACGACGGAACCGAAGCTGGAACCGTTGGCACACACTGCCTGGGACTGCG AAAACCCAACGGATGGTAAACCGATAAATGGACACCTACATCACGAGCGTCGGGCAACGTTGGCCAGTTCAG AATCACTCACAgcggaaaaaaatgaaacgggttag